A window of Roseburia hominis A2-183 genomic DNA:
AGGGTTCCGCCAGTTCATTGAGCAGCCGCACCCGTTCCCCGGGAGTCAATGCAAGAACTTTTTTCTTCGCCCGCACTCTGTGCACTACTGCCAGGATCAGCAGCGCCGCAAATAGTACCAGAAAGGCGATGCACAAGAGGCACCGCCCGTTTGCAAAGCACATCAGCGCGCCAGAAGTCCTCTTGCGAGATAATCAGCGAGTTCCAGCACCAGATCACTTAAATCCCGGAAGGTATCAATGCTCTGGTCATACTCACCGTTCATCTGATGTTCTATAATCTCGCGCGTCATATCCAGATAATTCAACAGAAGATTCCTCGTCTCTTTTCCTGCAAAGTAGGGATTCTGGTCAGCGAGAAGTGTTGCGATCTGATTCGCATTAGCATACCACTCCCGGATCTGCTGTTCATAATTCTCCTTATCCCCGGATTTTAACGTGCGGATGATCTGCCCCGTCATCTCCACATGTTCCACGAGCAGATTGCGCAGCTGTCTTGTGACAGCTACCGGCAGCCGCTCTGCAAAAACATCCGTGATTGCATCTGCAGTTTCCAACAGGCGTCCCTCCACTGCATACTGCTCTTTTGCATCTGCCCCGGAATCCACACTCATCATATACATCCGTGTCCAGTAGATCAGTTCCAGCCACGCCAGACGCATTGTCTCAAACAGCTGATTCACTGAATTCTGCCTCTCTCCCGCTGTCTGATTTCCGCCCGGGCGCTGTCCACCCGGAATCACCACTCCGATACCGATGTTTCCGCCCACGCCGGCATTACTGGTATTTCCACCATTTCCAGCATTACCGGTGTTCCCGGTGCTTCCGCTGTTTCCCGTGTTCCCGGTGTTTGCGCTGCCTCCCTGGGGCGGTACGTAGCTTTCCCCCGGGCAGACATAGAGCTTCATTCCTACCTGCAGGTTGTAGGGGTTTACCCCCGGATTTCCGAGTATCAGTTCCGTGACGGTTGTGTGGTACTGTCTCGCAAGGCGATACAGTGAATCCCCCTCCTGCACGGTGTGTACCATTCTATTCTGACAATACATAAAGATTCCACTTCTTTGTTTTCTCTCTTTATCTTATGTCAGATATAAGATCCTGGTGCATAATGATCTGCATATAGGGCAGGCAGACCGCGTGCTACATAATTCCTGCAAATACCGGTGCCAGCACAACTGTCAGAAGTCCCGCAACCGCAATGGCAAGACTGCTCATCGCACCTTCGATCTCTCCTATCTCCATCGCCTTGACTGTACCAACCGCATGGGATGACGCTCCGATTGCAATTCCCTTTGCCACCGGCTCCTCAATCTTAAATATACGGCAGACCGTCTCCGCCAGCATATTGCCAATCACTCCGGTAATAATAATCACAGCAACCGTGATGGTCACATAACCGCCAAGCTCCTCCGATATTCCCATGCCGATCGCGGTCGTGATGGATTTCGGCAGAAGCGTCACATACTGCGCATGATCAAAATGAAACAACAGTGCCAGTACAAGCACACACACAAGACTCGTAATCACACCGGAGATCAATCCAAGCACGATTGCCTTGGAATGTTTTTTCAAAAGCTCCACCTGCTCGTAGAGCGGGATCGCCAGACAGACCGTTGCCGGCGTCAGAAGATAGCTCAGATATTTTGCTCCCGCGTTATAACTCTCGTAAGGAATATCAAACGCGACCAGAAAAACGATCACCGCGACGATCGAAATTAAAAGTGGATTACATATCGGCCACTTCAGCTTCTTTTTCAAAAATACTCCCAGTTCATAGGTCAATACGCTGATTGCCACACCGAAAAATACAGACTGATTTAAAAATTCCTTCATTGTTTTATGCCTTTCTGTTTCTGCGAATTACAAACTGTGTCACTCTTCCCGAAATCACCATAACCACAATCGTGGATACAAACATGATCACAACCACCTGCACACAGATCGGCTTTAAAGCGCTCCAGGACTCGACCAGCCCCGCCCCCGCCGGAATAAACATCACCGGCATGATCTCTATCAAAAATTTCCCTGCATCTTCCACTGCAGAGAGTTTTATTATTCCAAGCTCCAGTGCCGCAAACAACAATACCAG
This region includes:
- a CDS encoding CidA/LrgA family protein, whose protein sequence is MKHLKQFLIILLFSFLGEGLKALLPLPVPASIYGLVLLFAALELGIIKLSAVEDAGKFLIEIMPVMFIPAGAGLVESWSALKPICVQVVVIMFVSTIVVMVISGRVTQFVIRRNRKA
- a CDS encoding LysM peptidoglycan-binding domain-containing protein, which encodes MYCQNRMVHTVQEGDSLYRLARQYHTTVTELILGNPGVNPYNLQVGMKLYVCPGESYVPPQGGSANTGNTGNSGSTGNTGNAGNGGNTSNAGVGGNIGIGVVIPGGQRPGGNQTAGERQNSVNQLFETMRLAWLELIYWTRMYMMSVDSGADAKEQYAVEGRLLETADAITDVFAERLPVAVTRQLRNLLVEHVEMTGQIIRTLKSGDKENYEQQIREWYANANQIATLLADQNPYFAGKETRNLLLNYLDMTREIIEHQMNGEYDQSIDTFRDLSDLVLELADYLARGLLAR
- a CDS encoding LrgB family protein encodes the protein MKEFLNQSVFFGVAISVLTYELGVFLKKKLKWPICNPLLISIVAVIVFLVAFDIPYESYNAGAKYLSYLLTPATVCLAIPLYEQVELLKKHSKAIVLGLISGVITSLVCVLVLALLFHFDHAQYVTLLPKSITTAIGMGISEELGGYVTITVAVIIITGVIGNMLAETVCRIFKIEEPVAKGIAIGASSHAVGTVKAMEIGEIEGAMSSLAIAVAGLLTVVLAPVFAGIM